The following proteins are co-located in the Polystyrenella longa genome:
- a CDS encoding ATP-grasp domain-containing protein, giving the protein MLLILTNSQDATADYLVPLLIDAGIPLKRLDTDTLLTDTTIAYRNGEPLLSTGPYELSPLDVVNIWYRRPEQLNNVKFSDSPEDRFALEEWAEAIEGFLAHVPTCRWMNHPSANVQASHKLEQLTTARSLGFYIPDTLVTQESAEAKKFFEQHKGQVIVKPMSGGYIEREGHNDSLIYTCRVENHHLEASSDLVNCPTLFQQFLRKRSDVRITIVDAAIHAVELYAMDSTGAQRCDIRRNNMSDVEYTQIELPKSVASSLRNLVTHYGLRFAAIDMAVDFDGKWHFLEVNPNGQWAWLDLSAGTTISNSFIRSFSHE; this is encoded by the coding sequence ATGCTCTTGATTTTAACCAACAGTCAAGACGCTACGGCGGACTACCTTGTGCCTCTTCTAATTGACGCTGGCATACCGCTGAAACGGCTTGATACTGATACACTGCTAACCGACACCACAATCGCATACCGCAATGGGGAACCTCTCCTGTCGACTGGGCCGTACGAACTTTCTCCACTCGATGTCGTTAACATCTGGTATCGCCGGCCAGAACAGTTAAATAATGTGAAATTCTCCGACTCGCCCGAAGATCGTTTCGCTCTTGAAGAATGGGCAGAGGCCATCGAAGGTTTTCTTGCACATGTTCCCACGTGTCGGTGGATGAATCATCCATCTGCGAACGTCCAAGCATCTCACAAGCTAGAACAACTCACAACGGCAAGATCGCTCGGATTTTACATCCCCGACACTCTGGTGACTCAAGAATCCGCTGAAGCAAAAAAGTTCTTTGAGCAACACAAAGGTCAGGTTATCGTGAAACCAATGTCGGGCGGCTACATAGAGCGAGAGGGACATAATGACTCTTTGATCTATACATGTCGAGTCGAGAATCACCACCTCGAAGCATCAAGTGACCTTGTCAATTGTCCCACCTTATTCCAGCAGTTCCTTCGCAAAAGGAGCGATGTACGGATCACAATCGTTGACGCTGCGATTCATGCCGTTGAATTGTATGCCATGGATAGTACGGGTGCTCAGCGATGTGATATTCGCCGCAATAACATGTCTGACGTCGAATACACACAAATTGAATTACCCAAATCTGTAGCCTCGTCACTAAGGAACCTAGTCACCCATTACGGCTTGCGATTCGCCGCTATCGACATGGCCGTCGACTTCGATGGAAAATGGCACTTTTTGGAAGTTAACCCGAATGGGCAGTGGGCATGGCTCGATCTATCGGCGGGAACAACGATTTCGAATTCGTTCATAAGGTCGTTCTCCCATGAATGA